From one Eptesicus fuscus isolate TK198812 chromosome 21, DD_ASM_mEF_20220401, whole genome shotgun sequence genomic stretch:
- the LOC129147115 gene encoding BOLA class I histocompatibility antigen, alpha chain BL3-7-like isoform X1 codes for MRVLRPPTLLLLLSGALVLTPSRAGPHSLSYFDTIWSRPGRREPRFLSVGYVDDTQFVRFDSDAASGRDEPRAPWMQQPWVEQERPGYWDRNTQIHKETAQLYRVNLQTLRGYYNQSEDGSHTIQVMYGCDVGPDGRLLRGYTQFAYDGTDYLALNEDLTSWTAADMAAQITKRKFEATGEAERQRSYLEGRCVDSLRMYLDKGKETLLRADPPKAHMTHHPVSDREVTLRCWARGFYPADISLTWQRDGEDQTQDMELVETRPAGDGTFQKWAAVGVPPGEEQRYTCHVQHEGLREPLTLRWEPPPQTFIFIVLGIAGGLVLLGAVAAAVMWGRRRSGGKGGSYAQAASSDSAQGSDVSLSAVQECGAALWGLSDGSCVHTSTS; via the exons ATGCGGGTCCTgcggccccccaccctcctcctgctgctctcgGGGGCGCTGGTCCTGACCCCCAGCCGGGCCG gcccccactcccTGAGCTATTTCGACACCATCTGGTCCCGGCCCGGCCGCCGGGAGCCCCGCTTCCTCTCCGTCGGCTACGTGGACGACACGCAGTTCGTGCGGTTCGACAGCGACGCGGCGAGTGGGAGGGATGAACCGCGGGCGCCGTGGATGCAGCAGCCGTGGGTGGAGCAGGAGAGGCCGGGGTATTGGGACCGGAACACGCAGATCCACAAGGAAACCGCACAGCTTTACCGAGTGAACCTGCAGACCCTGCGCGGCTACTACAACCAGAGCGAGGACG GGTCTCACACCATCCAGGTCATGTATGGCTGCGACGTGGGACCCGACGGCCGCCTTCTCCGCGGGTACACACAATTCGCCTACGATGGCACCGACTACCTCGCCCTGAACGAGGACCTGACCTCCTGGACTGCGGCCGACATGGCGGCTCAGATCACAAAGCGCAAGTTTGAGGCAACGGGTGAAGCAGAGCGTCAGAGGAGCTACCTGGAGGGCCGGTGTGTGGACTCACTGCGCATGTACCTGGACAAAGGGAAGGAGACCCTGCTGCGCGCAG accCTCCAAAGGCACACATGACCCACCACCCCGTCTCCGACCGTGAGGTCACCCTGAGGTGCTGGGCGCGGGGCTTCTACCCTGCGGACATCAGCCTGACCTGGCAGCGTGACGGGGAGGACCAGACCCAGGACATGGAGctggtggagaccaggcctgcgggggacgGCACCTTCCAGAAGTGGGCGGCCGTGGGGGTGCCCCCTGGCGAGGAGCAGAGATACACGTGCCATGTGCAGCACGAGGGGCTGCGCGAGCCCCTGACCCtgagatggg aGCCGCCTCCTCAGACCTTCATCTTCATTGTCCTGGGCATCGCTGGGGGCCTGGTTCTGCTGGGAGCTGTGGCTGCAGCTGTGATGTGGGGGAGGAGGcgctcagg TGGAAAAGGAGGGAGCTATGCTCAGGCTGCCA GCAGTGACAGCGCCCAGGgctctgatgtgtctctctcggcTGTTCAAG AGTGTGGAGCTGCCCTGTGGGGACTGAGTGATGGAAGCTGTGTCCACACTTCCACTTCCTGA
- the LOC129147115 gene encoding BOLA class I histocompatibility antigen, alpha chain BL3-7-like isoform X3, producing the protein MRVLRPPTLLLLLSGALVLTPSRAAPALPPVRPPGPHSLSYFDTIWSRPGRREPRFLSVGYVDDTQFVRFDSDAASGRDEPRAPWMQQPWVEQERPGYWDRNTQIHKETAQLYRVNLQTLRGYYNQSEDGSHTIQVMYGCDVGPDGRLLRGYTQFAYDGTDYLALNEDLTSWTAADMAAQITKRKFEATGEAERQRSYLEGRCVDSLRMYLDKGKETLLRADPPKAHMTHHPVSDREVTLRCWARGFYPADISLTWQRDGEDQTQDMELVETRPAGDGTFQKWAAVGVPPGEEQRYTCHVQHEGLREPLTLRWEPPPQTFIFIVLGIAGGLVLLGAVAAAVMWGRRRSGGKGGSYAQAASSDSAQGSDVSLSAVQECGAALWGLSDGSCVHTSTS; encoded by the exons ATGCGGGTCCTgcggccccccaccctcctcctgctgctctcgGGGGCGCTGGTCCTGACCCCCAGCCGGGCCG ccccggccctgccccccgtccgccccccaggcccccactcccTGAGCTATTTCGACACCATCTGGTCCCGGCCCGGCCGCCGGGAGCCCCGCTTCCTCTCCGTCGGCTACGTGGACGACACGCAGTTCGTGCGGTTCGACAGCGACGCGGCGAGTGGGAGGGATGAACCGCGGGCGCCGTGGATGCAGCAGCCGTGGGTGGAGCAGGAGAGGCCGGGGTATTGGGACCGGAACACGCAGATCCACAAGGAAACCGCACAGCTTTACCGAGTGAACCTGCAGACCCTGCGCGGCTACTACAACCAGAGCGAGGACG GGTCTCACACCATCCAGGTCATGTATGGCTGCGACGTGGGACCCGACGGCCGCCTTCTCCGCGGGTACACACAATTCGCCTACGATGGCACCGACTACCTCGCCCTGAACGAGGACCTGACCTCCTGGACTGCGGCCGACATGGCGGCTCAGATCACAAAGCGCAAGTTTGAGGCAACGGGTGAAGCAGAGCGTCAGAGGAGCTACCTGGAGGGCCGGTGTGTGGACTCACTGCGCATGTACCTGGACAAAGGGAAGGAGACCCTGCTGCGCGCAG accCTCCAAAGGCACACATGACCCACCACCCCGTCTCCGACCGTGAGGTCACCCTGAGGTGCTGGGCGCGGGGCTTCTACCCTGCGGACATCAGCCTGACCTGGCAGCGTGACGGGGAGGACCAGACCCAGGACATGGAGctggtggagaccaggcctgcgggggacgGCACCTTCCAGAAGTGGGCGGCCGTGGGGGTGCCCCCTGGCGAGGAGCAGAGATACACGTGCCATGTGCAGCACGAGGGGCTGCGCGAGCCCCTGACCCtgagatggg aGCCGCCTCCTCAGACCTTCATCTTCATTGTCCTGGGCATCGCTGGGGGCCTGGTTCTGCTGGGAGCTGTGGCTGCAGCTGTGATGTGGGGGAGGAGGcgctcagg TGGAAAAGGAGGGAGCTATGCTCAGGCTGCCA GCAGTGACAGCGCCCAGGgctctgatgtgtctctctcggcTGTTCAAG AGTGTGGAGCTGCCCTGTGGGGACTGAGTGATGGAAGCTGTGTCCACACTTCCACTTCCTGA
- the LOC129147115 gene encoding BOLA class I histocompatibility antigen, alpha chain BL3-7-like isoform X2: MRVLRPPTLLLLLSGALVLTPSRAAPALPPVRPPGPHSLSYFDTIWSRPGRREPRFLSVGYVDDTQFVRFDSDAASGRDEPRAPWMQQPWVEQERPGYWDRNTQIHKETAQLYRVNLQTLRGYYNQSEDGSHTIQVMYGCDVGPDGRLLRGYTQFAYDGTDYLALNEDLTSWTAADMAAQITKRKFEATGEAERQRSYLEGRCVDSLRMYLDKGKETLLRADPPKAHMTHHPVSDREVTLRCWARGFYPADISLTWQRDGEDQTQDMELVETRPAGDGTFQKWAAVGVPPGEEQRYTCHVQHEGLREPLTLRWEPPPQTFIFIVLGIAGGLVLLGAVAAAVMWGRRRSGSDSAQGSDVSLSAVQECGAALWGLSDGSCVHTSTS; encoded by the exons ATGCGGGTCCTgcggccccccaccctcctcctgctgctctcgGGGGCGCTGGTCCTGACCCCCAGCCGGGCCG ccccggccctgccccccgtccgccccccaggcccccactcccTGAGCTATTTCGACACCATCTGGTCCCGGCCCGGCCGCCGGGAGCCCCGCTTCCTCTCCGTCGGCTACGTGGACGACACGCAGTTCGTGCGGTTCGACAGCGACGCGGCGAGTGGGAGGGATGAACCGCGGGCGCCGTGGATGCAGCAGCCGTGGGTGGAGCAGGAGAGGCCGGGGTATTGGGACCGGAACACGCAGATCCACAAGGAAACCGCACAGCTTTACCGAGTGAACCTGCAGACCCTGCGCGGCTACTACAACCAGAGCGAGGACG GGTCTCACACCATCCAGGTCATGTATGGCTGCGACGTGGGACCCGACGGCCGCCTTCTCCGCGGGTACACACAATTCGCCTACGATGGCACCGACTACCTCGCCCTGAACGAGGACCTGACCTCCTGGACTGCGGCCGACATGGCGGCTCAGATCACAAAGCGCAAGTTTGAGGCAACGGGTGAAGCAGAGCGTCAGAGGAGCTACCTGGAGGGCCGGTGTGTGGACTCACTGCGCATGTACCTGGACAAAGGGAAGGAGACCCTGCTGCGCGCAG accCTCCAAAGGCACACATGACCCACCACCCCGTCTCCGACCGTGAGGTCACCCTGAGGTGCTGGGCGCGGGGCTTCTACCCTGCGGACATCAGCCTGACCTGGCAGCGTGACGGGGAGGACCAGACCCAGGACATGGAGctggtggagaccaggcctgcgggggacgGCACCTTCCAGAAGTGGGCGGCCGTGGGGGTGCCCCCTGGCGAGGAGCAGAGATACACGTGCCATGTGCAGCACGAGGGGCTGCGCGAGCCCCTGACCCtgagatggg aGCCGCCTCCTCAGACCTTCATCTTCATTGTCCTGGGCATCGCTGGGGGCCTGGTTCTGCTGGGAGCTGTGGCTGCAGCTGTGATGTGGGGGAGGAGGcgctcag GCAGTGACAGCGCCCAGGgctctgatgtgtctctctcggcTGTTCAAG AGTGTGGAGCTGCCCTGTGGGGACTGAGTGATGGAAGCTGTGTCCACACTTCCACTTCCTGA